From the genome of Spinacia oleracea cultivar Varoflay chromosome 2, BTI_SOV_V1, whole genome shotgun sequence, one region includes:
- the LOC110791262 gene encoding probable pectinesterase 66 produces the protein MKLELLVFVLCFSFQFLVSRALECSSSKVAYTITVSQSGDANFTTVTDALKFIPSGNNQWIKILLKPGTYKEKIEIQQDKGCIVLEGEDRTTTKITYDAHSNTLESVTFAVSMDNFVAKGVTFENSYNIIQKDTVPGVVPAVAYKSYGDKHAFYSCGFVGFQDTIWDDKGRHYFKSCYIEGAADFIWGNGQSVYEECEINVTGEGFITAHGRESAGDTSGYVFRGCSVSGTGRVELGRAYRSFARVIFIDSKFDNVINPEGWSIWHQEGHENDITFAEVNCKGPGADTSNRVPWEKKLDASEVEQYTTQAFVDQDGWIAKQPL, from the exons ATGAAACTTGAATTGCTAGTATTCGTGTTATGTtttagttttcagtttttggtatCTAGAGCTTTAGAATGTAGTTCATCTAAAGTGGCTTATACTATCACCGTTTCACAATCTGGCGATGCAAATTTCACCACTGTTACAGATGCTCTCAAGTTCATTCCTTCGGGGAACAATCAATGGATCAAAATATTGCTAAAACCCGGAACTTATAA GGAGAAAATAGAAATTCAGCAAGATAAAGGATGTATAGTTCTTGAAGGAGAAGATCGTACTACAACAAAAATAACCTATGATGCTCATTCTAACACATTGGAAAGCGTTACTTTTGCTGTGTCCATGGACAACTTTGTAGCTAAAGGAGTGACCTTTGAG AACTCTTATAATATAATACAAAAAGACACCGTTCCGGGTGTAGTTCCAGCCGTTGCCTACAAATCTTATGGCGACAAGCATGCATTTTATTCTTGTGGTTTCGTGGGATTTCAAGATACAATATGGGATGATAAAGGTCGCCATTATTTCAAGTCTTGCTATATTGAAGGGGCCGCTGATTTTATATGGGGAAATGGTCAATCTGTATACGAG GAATGTGAAATAAATGTGACGGGAGAAGGATTCATCACTGCACACGGTCGAGAATCAGCTGGCGATACAAGTGGTTATGTGTTTAGAGGATGTAGTGTTTCAGGAACAGGACGGGTCGAGTTAGGACGAGCTTATCGTTCTTTTGCAAGGGTTATTTTCATTGACTCGAAATTCGATAATGTTATAAACCCTGAAGGCTGGTCCATTTGGCATCAAGAAGGGCATGA AAATGATATCACATTCGCAGAAGTGAATTGCAAAGGTCCAGGGGCTGATACATCAAATCGTGTTCCATGGGAAAAGAAGTTGGATGCCTCAGAAGTTGAACAATACACTACACAAGCTTTTGTTGACCAAGATGGATGGATTGCTAAACAACCCCTATGA
- the LOC110791245 gene encoding cyclic nucleotide-gated ion channel 1 has translation MSGTLQLSEHLNNNRDRVIRFEEQNSEGSSTSSELPFYITQTSSPSTEKTAGFGSVFGVIRRGFKRGSHGIRTLKGPLSFQALYYQSAKKPEPQEHVLDPQGPFLQKWNKIFLISCFFAMAWDPLFFYIPVIDGKKKCLSLDRKLEIIACILRTSTDLFYLLHIILQFRTGYVSPSSRVLGRGVLIKDYASIATRYLSSYFIVDVLAVLPFPQMAVSVIIPKLMRDGGPLTSKGLLKVVIFVQYIPRLIRIYPLYKEVTRTSGIITETAWAGAAFNLFLYMLASHIAGAVWYLFAVDRQGKCWHSSCSGEGCHSLSLYCKYQPNPVLNYTLSSSYCKLVDPGVITDASTFNFGMYYDALQSEVVQSTHFLRKLFYCFWWGLRNLSSLGQNLKTSTFIGENLFATFICIAGLVLFSLLIGNMQTYLQSTTVREEEMRIRRRDAEQWMSHRSLPEDMRERIRRYEQYNWQETRGVDEESVIRNLPRDLRRDIKRHLCMASLMRVPMFAKLDEQLKDAMCDRLKPVLYTDKSFIVREGDPVNEMLFVMRGSLLTMTTNGGRTGFFNSVSLTAGDFCGESLLTWALDPQSSSNLPISTRTVQCETEVEAFALMPDDLKFVASQFRRLHSKQLRHTFRFYSLQWKTWAACFIQAAWRRYYRRKKLEKSLQEAEEYALAKEGGSSPSFGATIYASRFAANALRNLRRNSPLNTRIPPRSPLLNLQKPTEPDFTSI, from the exons ATGTCAGGAACTTTGCAGCTTTCTGAACATTTGAATAACAATCGAGACAGAGTCATAAG GTTTGAAGAACAGAATTCAGAAGGATCGTCAACAAGTTCTGAGCTACCATTTTATATTACTCAAACATCATCACCCTCCACAGAGAAGACAGCGGGATTTGGTTCAGTCTTTGGAGTTATCCGTCGAGGATTTAAGAGAGGTTCTCATGGGATAAGAACATTAAAAGGACCTCTGAGTTTTCAGGCACTCTACTACCAATCTGCAAAGAAGCCTGAACCTCAAGAGCATGTACTTGATCCCCAGGGGCCGTTTCTGCAAAAATGGAATAAGATATTTCTGATATCATGTTTTTTTGCTATGGCTTGGGATCCATTGTTCTTCTACATTCCAGTCATTGATGGCAAGAAGAAATGCCTCAGTTTGGATAGAAAATTAGAAATAATAGCTTGTATTCTTCGCACATCCACAGACTTGTTCTATCTACTTCATATCATCTTACAGTTTCGTACTGGTTATGTCTCTCCTTCTTCTCGAGTGCTTGGAAGAGGTGTATTAATCAAGGATTATGCTTCTATAGCTACAAGATATCTCTCGTCATACTTCATTGTGGACGTTCTGGCCGTGCTTCCCTTCCCACAG ATGGCAGTTTCCGTTATCATTCCAAAGTTGATGAGGGATGGTGGTCCTTTGACTTCTAAGGGTTTATTAAAAGTAGTGATTTTCGTTCAATATATCCCACGGCTCATTCGGATATATCCTTTATACAAGGAAGTAACTCGCACATCAGGAATAATCACTGAAACAGCATGGGCTGGAGCTGCTTTCAATCTGTTCCTTTACATGCTAGCCAGCCAT ATCGCTGGAGCAGTTTGGTATTTGTTTGCTGTAGACCGACAAGGCAAATGCTGGCACAGTTCATGTTCAGGAGAAGGATGTCATTCTCTGTCTTTATATTGCAAATACCAACCCAACCCTGTATTAAACTACACATTAAGCAGTTCTTATTGCAAGCTTGTAGATCCTGGTGTCATAACAGATGCTTCCACGTTTAACTTTGGCATGTACTACGATGCTCTTCAATCAGAAGTGGTACAATCCACTCATTTTTTAAGGAAACTCTTCTACTGCTTTTGGTGGGGCCTTCGAAATCTTAG CTCTCTTGGTCAGAATCTGAAGACAAGTACTTTCATTGGGGAGAACTTATTTGCAACCTTCATTTGTATTGCTGGACTGGTTCTGTTTTCATTGCTTATTGGGAATATGCAG ACATATCTACAATCAACAACTGTTAGAGAAGAGGAGATGAGAATAAGAAGGCGAGATGCAGAGCAGTGGATGTCCCACCGTTCGCTTCCAGAGGACATGAGAGAGAGGATTAGAAGGTATGAGCAATACAATTGGCAAGAAACAAGAGGTGTTGATGAAGAGAGTGTTATTAGAAACCTTCCTAGGGATCTTAGGAGGGACATAAAGAGGCATCTCTGCATGGCTTCTCTGATGAGA GTTCCAATGTTTGCAAAATTGGACGAGCAACTGAAAGATGCAATGTGTGATCGTCTCAAACCAGTTCTTTATACTGATAAGAGCTTCATTGTACGCGAGGGTGATCCAGTTAACGAAATGCTGTTTGTAATGAGAGGAAGTTTATTGACTATGACCACAAATGGTGGAAGAACTGGCTTCTTTAATTCAGTTTCCCTTACAGCTGGTGATTTCTGTGGAGAATCATTGCTCACATGGGCCCTAGATCCACAGTCCTCTTCCAATCTGCCCATCTCAACTAGGACTGTACAGTGTGAGACAGAAGTTGAAGCCTTTGCTCTAATGCCTGATGATCTCAAGTTTGTGGCTTCGCAGTTTCGTAGGCTTCATAGTAAGCAGCTCCGGCACACCTTTAG GTTTTATTCACTACAATGGAAGACATGGGCAGCCTGTTTCATACAGGCTGCATGGCGACGTTACTACAGAAGGAAGAAGCTTGAGAAATCTTTACAAGAAGCTGAAGAATATGCTCTTGCAAAGGAAGGTGGAAGCTCACCAAGCTTTGGTGCCACCATTTATGCATCAAGGTTTGCTGCTAATGCACTTCGTAATCTGCGACGTAATAGTCCCCTAAATACCAGAATTCCACCAAGGTCACCCCTCCTCAACTTGCAAAAGCCAACTGAACCTGATTTCACATCCATCTGA